The following proteins are encoded in a genomic region of Dysgonomonas mossii:
- a CDS encoding penicillin-binding protein: MAKKSEGTSKNIAISRYGWIALIMSLIFIAILICIFNIKYVEGPMWRELGIQETVKKDREIRPNRGNIYADDGRLLATSEPLYGVYVDFMADGIKKDTLMKYVTPLSQALAKKFPDRSAAQYKRVILDGWDLSRKELAQIERNRESGSNQKVKVRSRYVRIIRPDINYIDLKEVLTYPFFSQRSNRSGLFTEEKTMRLKPFGRLAGRTVGSIYKDFDAGGASGLELKYDSILKGIPGLKTRQRVQGRWIDVVLNEPTDGWDIKTTLNVDVQDLAEKALYNKLVETNAESGCAIVMEVATGEIKAITNLDRMSPGVYAEGNPNAFSYMSEPGSTFKTVSLMIALEDGVVTPDEEIFVGNGLFEYKGRIVKDHDWRKGQDKGYVTVARGMYSSLNVAIAKMILKGYENNPQKYVQRIHDLGLTKKIEWDVPLQGKEGTSVIRFPDDKSNPWSKTTLPWMSFGYETQVPPIYMLMFYNGIANKGKMIKPFLTKAFMRDGKIEEEFETEIINPSLCSEKTLKEVQDILRGVVTDGTGKTIESEMFPISGKTGTAMIAARGGYEGYYVSFCGYFPSDNPKYTCFVGIRRPQGIPSGGLMPGAVFKTIAEGIYTRNTVATPILAQKDTVNSLIPIVKSGSFKNTEIVLKKLKQDYNYSGDKVDWINTDSSINGILLQSNSSIKQGLVPNVIGMGARDAIYLLELEGLKVNLIGAGKVKQQSIAPGTRTTKGATITIELN; the protein is encoded by the coding sequence ATGGCGAAAAAATCTGAAGGAACATCAAAGAATATAGCGATCAGCCGATATGGGTGGATTGCACTTATTATGTCCCTGATATTTATTGCAATTCTAATATGTATATTCAATATAAAGTATGTAGAAGGCCCCATGTGGCGCGAACTAGGCATACAAGAAACCGTAAAGAAAGATAGAGAAATACGCCCCAACAGAGGTAATATTTATGCCGACGACGGACGCCTGCTGGCAACAAGCGAACCCCTCTACGGAGTATATGTCGACTTTATGGCCGATGGCATAAAGAAAGATACATTAATGAAATACGTTACACCTCTGTCACAAGCTCTAGCGAAGAAGTTTCCCGACAGAAGTGCAGCCCAGTACAAAAGAGTAATATTAGACGGATGGGACTTGAGCCGTAAAGAGCTCGCCCAAATAGAAAGGAATAGGGAGAGCGGTTCAAACCAAAAAGTAAAGGTTCGCAGCCGCTATGTGCGCATTATTCGCCCCGATATAAACTATATAGACCTGAAAGAAGTTCTCACCTACCCATTTTTTAGTCAGAGAAGCAATAGGAGCGGCTTGTTTACAGAAGAAAAAACAATGCGTTTAAAACCTTTTGGTCGCCTCGCAGGAAGAACCGTAGGATCTATATACAAAGACTTTGATGCAGGAGGAGCCAGTGGTCTGGAACTAAAATACGACTCTATACTAAAAGGAATTCCGGGTCTAAAAACACGCCAACGCGTGCAGGGTCGCTGGATAGACGTTGTATTGAACGAGCCAACCGATGGATGGGATATAAAAACCACTTTGAATGTAGATGTCCAAGACTTAGCAGAGAAAGCTCTCTACAACAAGCTGGTAGAAACCAATGCCGAATCCGGATGTGCTATTGTAATGGAAGTGGCTACAGGGGAGATAAAAGCCATAACCAATCTCGACCGCATGTCGCCCGGTGTTTATGCCGAAGGTAATCCAAATGCTTTTTCGTACATGTCCGAGCCGGGGTCTACCTTCAAGACAGTGTCACTGATGATTGCCCTCGAAGACGGAGTAGTTACCCCCGATGAAGAAATCTTTGTCGGCAACGGTTTGTTCGAATATAAGGGACGCATCGTAAAAGACCATGACTGGCGTAAAGGACAAGACAAAGGCTATGTAACAGTGGCGAGAGGAATGTACTCTTCGCTGAACGTTGCTATCGCAAAAATGATATTAAAAGGTTATGAGAATAACCCTCAAAAATATGTACAGCGCATCCATGATCTGGGGCTTACAAAAAAAATAGAATGGGATGTTCCACTACAAGGAAAAGAAGGAACTTCTGTCATTCGCTTCCCCGATGATAAGTCAAATCCATGGTCTAAAACCACATTGCCGTGGATGTCATTCGGCTATGAGACACAGGTGCCACCTATTTACATGCTAATGTTTTATAATGGTATTGCAAATAAAGGGAAGATGATCAAGCCGTTTCTCACCAAAGCCTTCATGAGAGACGGAAAAATAGAAGAAGAATTTGAAACCGAGATTATAAATCCTTCATTATGTTCCGAAAAGACCCTCAAAGAGGTGCAAGATATTCTAAGAGGTGTTGTAACCGATGGTACAGGAAAAACCATTGAATCGGAAATGTTTCCTATCTCAGGAAAAACAGGAACAGCGATGATTGCAGCCAGAGGGGGATACGAAGGGTATTATGTATCATTTTGCGGATACTTCCCATCAGACAATCCCAAATATACTTGCTTTGTAGGTATACGCAGACCACAAGGAATTCCATCGGGGGGACTTATGCCGGGAGCGGTATTCAAAACCATTGCCGAAGGAATATATACACGAAATACTGTAGCAACCCCTATCCTTGCTCAGAAAGATACAGTAAACTCACTTATACCTATCGTTAAAAGCGGTTCATTCAAAAATACAGAGATTGTTTTGAAAAAATTAAAACAAGATTACAACTATTCGGGAGATAAAGTAGACTGGATAAATACAGACTCTTCGATCAATGGTATTCTTCTTCAAAGCAATTCTTCTATCAAGCAAGGATTAGTCCCTAACGTCATAGGAATGGGCGCACGTGATGCCATATATTTATTAGAGCTTGAAGGACTGAAAGTAAACCTTATAGGTGCAGGAAAAGTGAAACAGCAATCTATAGCTCCGGGAACAAGAACAACGAAAGGAGCAACCATAACCATAGAATTAAATTAA